From a single Acidobacteriota bacterium genomic region:
- a CDS encoding transglycosylase SLT domain-containing protein encodes MFRYLLACLMIAAAILAAGVYFFREYWEHRFDPLIEQQARIYRIDEKLVWSLIYEETYFRSGAKGDAEEVGLMQVTPLVAREWAKETGLTELQRQAAEDVEGLLSDPKRNLQVGCWYYEKLRERYRGRPAETAMTLAAYNAGPSRVEEWTREVDAASITETQFIERIGIASTRAYVSSILERYRASTPNRPK; translated from the coding sequence ATGTTCAGATACTTGCTCGCATGCCTGATGATCGCGGCCGCTATTTTGGCCGCCGGCGTCTATTTTTTTCGCGAGTATTGGGAACATCGGTTCGACCCGCTGATCGAACAGCAGGCCCGCATTTACCGCATCGATGAAAAGCTCGTTTGGAGCCTGATCTACGAAGAGACGTATTTTCGCTCAGGTGCAAAAGGCGATGCCGAGGAGGTCGGGCTGATGCAGGTGACGCCGCTCGTTGCCCGGGAATGGGCGAAGGAAACGGGACTCACTGAGCTCCAACGGCAGGCGGCCGAGGATGTCGAGGGGCTGCTCAGCGATCCTAAACGCAATCTTCAGGTCGGTTGTTGGTATTACGAAAAGCTCCGCGAGCGGTACCGCGGCCGGCCGGCTGAGACGGCGATGACACTCGCCGCCTACAACGCCGGGCCAAGCCGCGTTGAGGAATGGACGCGCGAGGTCGACGCGGCGTCGATCACAGAAACGCAGTTCATCGAAAGGATCGGCATCGCATCGACCAGGGCATATGTCTCGTCGATCCTCGAACGCTATCGGGCAAGCACGCCCAACCGTCCGAAATGA
- a CDS encoding amidohydrolase family protein: protein MRILTADHVLPITGEPIANGAVAIAGTDIVAVGQADEIRERIKDAEVTEFGKAAILPGFANCHSHLEITAMRGALDSVEHDFRAWLLKLNEMRAAMSDDEIEAAAYLGAVEGREAGVTCFGDIGRSGHAGLRAMKRAGLRGILFQETEFSPDNRTAEEDFKKLISKFEILQGEATELVSIGLSPHAPYTVGSMLFEMIAQFSIINRVPITIHAAESANETELMTRGTGFFTEVYERFGVEWASPHCTTIEYLERLGVLSARPLLAHCVEVTERDIERIAANGARIAHCPKSNAKFGHGFAPLEQFLDAGIAVGLGSDSVASNNLCDLLEESRFATLAARTRPESQRFIGPREMLRVATLGGAEALGLDDKIGSLEAGKKADLAIISLEAAAQNPIGDVEAALVFSTNGRDTLATYVNGEPIYSRRP from the coding sequence ATGAGAATCCTTACAGCAGATCACGTATTGCCGATAACTGGCGAGCCGATCGCGAACGGAGCAGTTGCGATAGCGGGCACGGACATTGTCGCGGTCGGGCAGGCTGATGAAATTCGCGAACGAATTAAAGATGCCGAGGTCACCGAGTTCGGCAAGGCCGCGATCTTACCGGGCTTCGCTAATTGCCATTCGCATCTTGAGATCACGGCGATGCGTGGAGCACTCGACTCGGTCGAACATGACTTTCGGGCGTGGCTGTTGAAACTCAACGAAATGCGGGCGGCGATGTCCGATGATGAGATCGAGGCGGCGGCTTATCTCGGTGCCGTTGAAGGGCGAGAGGCGGGCGTGACCTGTTTCGGCGATATTGGCCGGAGCGGCCACGCGGGTTTGCGGGCAATGAAGCGAGCGGGGCTTCGCGGTATTTTGTTTCAGGAGACGGAGTTCTCGCCTGATAATCGGACGGCCGAGGAAGACTTCAAGAAGCTGATCTCGAAGTTCGAAATCCTTCAAGGCGAGGCGACCGAGCTTGTCTCCATCGGGCTTTCGCCGCACGCACCTTACACGGTCGGGTCGATGCTGTTTGAGATGATCGCTCAGTTCTCGATCATCAACCGCGTTCCGATCACCATTCATGCCGCCGAGTCGGCAAATGAAACGGAGCTGATGACCCGCGGTACGGGGTTTTTTACGGAAGTTTACGAGAGGTTCGGCGTCGAATGGGCGAGCCCGCATTGCACGACGATCGAGTATCTCGAGCGGCTCGGGGTTCTCTCGGCCAGGCCGTTGCTTGCTCATTGCGTTGAGGTCACCGAACGAGACATCGAGCGGATCGCCGCGAATGGGGCTCGAATCGCCCATTGCCCGAAATCGAATGCGAAGTTTGGCCACGGCTTTGCGCCGCTTGAGCAATTTCTTGATGCTGGAATAGCGGTCGGGCTCGGGAGCGATTCGGTGGCAAGCAACAACCTTTGCGACCTTTTGGAAGAATCGAGATTTGCCACCCTCGCGGCGAGAACCAGGCCCGAGAGCCAAAGGTTCATCGGCCCGCGAGAGATGCTTCGCGTTGCAACACTTGGCGGTGCCGAGGCCCTGGGGTTAGACGACAAGATCGGCAGCCTCGAGGCGGGAAAGAAGGCAGATCTCGCCATCATCTCGCTTGAGGCCGCTGCGCAAAATCCGATAGGCGACGTCGAAGCCGCTCTTGTATTCTCAACCAACGGCCGCGATACACTCGCGACCTATGTCAACGGCGAGCCTATTTATTCGCGACGGCCGTGA
- a CDS encoding SCO family protein gives MYKVIFLILATLFAFGCGAEEPQKASETAKRYPLTGKVISVDKAAKRARIEHEDIPGFMEKMTMDFPIMEDWVWEDLVPGAIVYAELVVDSTAKEPYWLEKISISAAPNPDIAQPEVKEPEQIGKEVPNASLTNQDGKRFSLRDYRGKVLAVTFIYRECPLPEFCIKMSRNFSDAALRLNEDAENKDKIRLLSISFDPERDTPAKLRDYGIGYMGNPEKPDFTVWQLAVGPDAEVRKVADFFGLKYEIDEQDKAQFNHSLVTAIIDREGKVAKMLPSNRWSADDLVREVTAVANK, from the coding sequence ATGTACAAGGTAATTTTTCTTATCCTCGCTACGCTTTTCGCATTCGGCTGCGGGGCCGAAGAGCCTCAAAAAGCGTCCGAAACTGCAAAACGATACCCGCTGACCGGCAAGGTGATCTCGGTCGATAAGGCGGCCAAGCGGGCCCGCATCGAACACGAAGACATCCCCGGTTTTATGGAAAAGATGACGATGGATTTTCCGATAATGGAAGATTGGGTCTGGGAAGACCTCGTCCCCGGCGCCATCGTCTACGCCGAATTGGTCGTTGACAGCACCGCGAAAGAGCCTTATTGGCTTGAGAAGATCAGCATCAGTGCCGCACCGAACCCGGACATCGCCCAGCCCGAGGTAAAAGAGCCGGAACAGATCGGCAAAGAGGTGCCGAACGCCTCGCTCACAAATCAGGACGGTAAGCGCTTCAGCCTTCGCGACTATCGGGGAAAGGTCCTGGCCGTAACGTTCATTTACCGCGAGTGCCCGCTGCCGGAGTTTTGCATCAAGATGTCACGAAACTTTAGCGATGCGGCATTGAGGCTGAACGAAGACGCCGAAAACAAGGACAAGATCCGGCTCTTGAGCATTTCTTTCGACCCCGAGCGCGACACGCCGGCGAAGCTTCGCGACTACGGCATCGGATATATGGGCAACCCTGAAAAGCCGGACTTCACCGTCTGGCAATTGGCTGTCGGGCCCGACGCTGAGGTTCGCAAGGTGGCTGATTTCTTCGGACTGAAATACGAAATAGACGAGCAGGACAAAGCTCAGTTCAACCACTCGCTGGTGACGGCCATCATCGACCGCGAAGGAAAGGTAGCAAAGATGCTGCCTAGCAATCGCTGGTCGGCAGACGACCTTGTCCGCGAGGTCACGGCCGTCGCGAATAAATAG
- a CDS encoding transglycosylase SLT domain-containing protein — translation MRVFASAVIIFSFAVQMSQAQPAEPVVAVNAFTRAFLRDDIPATLAELRLAETSNPESFADQDLDYLAAKLALESGREATAAGYFLKNTARPSVLAPLSLFHLAGIARVSGGLLQERLLLQEIALYYPESFARDAANRRVTENLFESGDFRSAIRRIESPRLATADAKMDTSRADQLMLARAYAGLGEGVRSRQIVDDLIRSGSSSAPDDVSLAAVRMADTEDGGDAAVPKLTPEEHITRGRIYQFNRDFTAARGHFLAIINGHSEFENASEAAYLMGRGYAQERNFSDAIVWFERVAEQYSEEPIAKDALLQLGSAYARVGKARESAARYSRYVDSYPGDDRLDRAYLNPIDVSRDLRTEVEALRKAAAAAEKFRGKTAEAQAVFAEARIHIALADWPKALDALERLSPLKDLGGSRVPGGAIRDEVQFRRGFVLEQMGRFPEAIDAFLAVPEGRNSYYGWRATERLRELGESTLAAEAISVAASQLRSEATASDSERQRKALQSLLRIVGNEGERGTFLARLREVYAQTPGYSRLPSPEPFDPASAFAESEDSELLAAAKRLYEFGIYDEAAFLLTEYQSDQREEKPSTVELYSMSDPAYIAVRAAEPLWKSVPDDYFPDLLAGSQARFVYPAPFRRKLIEAASERSIDPRLLLSIMRQESRFRPDVKSSAAARGLMQFIPSTWRQIANELSLPNFSDEHLFDANTAILFGAQYISGLFRMFPNQPEAVAASYNGGEDNMQRWLTRSKAQSPDRYVSEIAFAETKDYVQKVMANYRMYQLLYDEQLRPLGN, via the coding sequence GTGCGTGTCTTTGCCTCGGCAGTAATCATTTTTAGCTTCGCGGTGCAGATGTCGCAGGCCCAACCGGCCGAGCCCGTCGTGGCCGTGAACGCCTTTACACGCGCTTTTCTCCGCGATGATATCCCAGCAACACTGGCTGAACTGCGGCTCGCCGAAACGTCTAACCCCGAATCCTTCGCCGATCAAGATCTTGATTACCTCGCGGCAAAGCTCGCTCTCGAATCCGGTCGCGAAGCCACGGCCGCTGGTTATTTCCTGAAAAATACCGCACGCCCGTCGGTCCTCGCCCCGCTTTCGCTCTTTCATCTCGCCGGCATCGCCCGCGTCTCCGGCGGACTGCTTCAAGAGCGGTTGCTGCTTCAGGAGATTGCTCTTTATTATCCCGAGAGCTTCGCCCGCGATGCCGCCAACCGCAGGGTCACAGAGAATCTGTTCGAGTCCGGCGATTTTCGGTCAGCCATCCGCCGGATCGAATCGCCTCGGCTGGCAACGGCAGATGCAAAGATGGACACCTCGCGGGCCGACCAGCTGATGCTCGCCCGTGCATATGCGGGACTTGGCGAGGGCGTTCGTTCGCGGCAGATCGTCGATGATCTGATCCGCTCGGGCAGTTCATCGGCACCGGACGATGTTTCACTTGCGGCCGTTCGCATGGCCGATACGGAAGACGGTGGCGACGCTGCCGTTCCGAAGCTCACGCCGGAAGAGCACATCACCCGCGGCCGCATTTATCAATTCAATCGCGACTTCACCGCCGCTCGCGGGCATTTTCTCGCGATCATCAATGGCCATTCTGAATTTGAGAATGCCTCCGAAGCTGCGTACTTGATGGGCCGCGGATACGCACAAGAGCGAAACTTTTCGGATGCGATAGTTTGGTTCGAGCGCGTCGCCGAGCAATATTCGGAGGAGCCGATAGCAAAGGATGCGTTGCTACAGCTCGGCTCCGCCTACGCCCGGGTCGGAAAGGCACGCGAATCGGCCGCCCGCTACTCGCGCTATGTGGACTCATATCCCGGCGATGATCGGCTCGACCGGGCATACTTGAATCCGATCGACGTCTCACGCGACCTGCGCACCGAGGTCGAAGCTCTGAGAAAGGCCGCTGCGGCCGCGGAGAAATTTCGCGGAAAGACGGCAGAAGCTCAGGCGGTCTTTGCCGAAGCAAGGATCCACATAGCTCTTGCGGATTGGCCAAAAGCACTTGATGCTCTCGAACGCCTTTCCCCGCTCAAGGACCTAGGCGGCTCGCGAGTGCCCGGCGGAGCGATACGCGATGAAGTGCAATTTCGTCGCGGTTTCGTGCTCGAGCAAATGGGCCGATTTCCGGAGGCGATCGATGCTTTTCTGGCCGTTCCAGAGGGTCGCAATTCTTACTACGGCTGGCGTGCGACGGAAAGGCTTCGGGAGTTGGGCGAATCGACCCTTGCGGCTGAAGCGATCTCGGTCGCGGCGTCCCAGCTCCGCAGTGAGGCAACGGCCAGCGACAGCGAGCGGCAGCGGAAGGCTCTTCAGTCTCTACTTCGGATCGTCGGAAACGAAGGGGAACGCGGGACCTTTCTCGCCCGCCTTCGCGAGGTCTATGCGCAAACGCCGGGCTATTCGCGGCTTCCTTCGCCAGAGCCGTTCGACCCCGCCAGTGCCTTCGCCGAGAGCGAGGACTCCGAACTGCTCGCCGCAGCAAAGCGCCTTTACGAATTTGGTATCTACGACGAAGCTGCTTTTCTGCTGACTGAATATCAGTCAGACCAACGCGAAGAGAAACCCTCAACGGTTGAGCTTTATTCCATGAGCGATCCTGCTTACATCGCCGTTCGGGCGGCCGAGCCGCTTTGGAAGTCGGTTCCCGATGATTATTTCCCTGATCTGCTTGCTGGCAGCCAGGCTCGGTTCGTTTATCCCGCTCCTTTTCGCCGCAAGCTCATCGAAGCGGCGAGTGAACGCAGCATCGACCCGCGTCTGCTGCTCTCGATCATGAGACAAGAATCGCGGTTCCGTCCGGACGTAAAATCCTCAGCGGCGGCCCGCGGACTGATGCAGTTTATCCCCTCGACGTGGCGACAGATCGCCAACGAACTAAGCCTGCCCAATTTCTCCGATGAGCATCTCTTTGACGCGAATACGGCAATACTTTTCGGGGCACAGTACATATCCGGACTTTTTCGGATGTTCCCCAACCAGCCCGAGGCCGTCGCGGCCAGCTACAACGGCGGCGAGGACAACATGCAGCGGTGGCTGACCCGCTCAAAGGCCCAGTCGCCCGATAGATACGTTTCCGAGATCGCCTTCGCCGAGACCAAGGACTACGTCCAAAAGGTGATGGCAAACTATCGGATGTATCAGCTTCTCTATGATGAGCAACTCCGCCCGCTGGGCAACTGA
- a CDS encoding VCBS repeat-containing protein gives MNIAIKKTSSTTAAILLAVFAFSTAIFGSLPEDPAVFRPSGSTWFKQSADESGSFSAVKWGMEGDVPVSADFDGDGIKDTAVWRPSTGVWYILRSTDGNVDHFTWGMTTQHPTGGLADVPVPADFDGDRRADIAVFRMDTGIWYVLTSTSGYDHRKAVYFPWGQFGDVPVEADYDGDGRTDFAVFRPLGNQWFIYLSSTGEPKIATFGTSGDDQLVPADYNGDGRAEIAIFREGEWHMLDLASGNVESTIFGPAAGTPAPADYDGDGEIDLAVFDRGMWYIFRSTTGELSTLQFGSDGDLPTSGHKARRSIVAVP, from the coding sequence ATGAACATCGCAATAAAGAAAACCTCTTCCACAACAGCAGCGATACTTCTCGCCGTCTTCGCTTTTTCAACCGCCATTTTTGGCTCATTGCCCGAAGATCCGGCGGTTTTCCGTCCCTCGGGTTCGACCTGGTTCAAGCAGAGTGCCGACGAAAGCGGCTCATTTTCTGCCGTCAAATGGGGAATGGAAGGCGACGTGCCTGTCTCTGCCGACTTTGACGGCGACGGCATTAAAGACACCGCCGTCTGGCGTCCCTCGACCGGCGTTTGGTACATCCTCAGAAGTACCGACGGAAATGTGGATCATTTCACATGGGGAATGACGACACAGCACCCGACCGGCGGCCTGGCTGACGTTCCAGTACCGGCAGATTTTGACGGCGATCGACGGGCTGATATCGCGGTCTTTCGCATGGATACAGGCATCTGGTATGTGCTCACCTCAACAAGCGGTTATGACCACCGGAAAGCAGTTTACTTCCCGTGGGGACAGTTTGGCGACGTGCCGGTCGAAGCCGATTACGACGGAGATGGCCGGACGGACTTTGCGGTCTTTCGTCCGCTCGGAAATCAATGGTTCATCTATTTGAGTTCAACTGGCGAACCGAAAATCGCCACCTTCGGCACCTCAGGCGATGACCAGCTTGTTCCGGCAGATTACAACGGCGATGGCCGTGCAGAGATCGCGATCTTCCGTGAGGGCGAATGGCACATGCTTGACCTCGCGAGCGGAAACGTTGAATCGACTATCTTTGGCCCCGCGGCCGGAACGCCGGCACCTGCCGATTACGACGGCGACGGCGAGATCGACCTCGCGGTTTTTGACCGCGGAATGTGGTACATATTCCGGTCCACGACCGGCGAGCTTTCTACGCTTCAATTTGGAAGCGATGGCGATTTGCCCACCAGCGGTCATAAGGCAAGACGGAGTATTGTCGCAGTGCCTTGA
- a CDS encoding bifunctional 5,10-methylenetetrahydrofolate dehydrogenase/5,10-methenyltetrahydrofolate cyclohydrolase: MTVRLLSGKPIADEIKAEVSAEVAKLEFRPGLAVVRVGEDPASSVYVGSKVKTTEELGMHSEHIHLPAETSGEEILAVVKRLNEADEIDGILVQLPLPGHVNEREILEAIDPAKDVDGFHPMNVGRLSQGQDALVPCTPAGVIEILKRSGIEIAGKNAVVLGRSNIVGKPMAMLLLQENATVTICHSRTRDLASVTSQAEILVAAIGRAGFVRGEHIAEGATVIDVGINNVSDTSQAAELFSEDEMPKRLAAIEKRGFTLVGDVNPKEAMERAGAFTPVPGGVGLLTVAMLMKNTLKAAKLRRGI, translated from the coding sequence ATGACAGTCAGACTGCTTAGCGGAAAGCCCATCGCCGATGAGATCAAAGCCGAAGTCTCGGCCGAGGTCGCAAAACTCGAATTTCGACCGGGGCTTGCGGTGGTCCGCGTCGGCGAAGATCCCGCGTCTTCGGTTTACGTTGGCAGCAAGGTTAAGACGACCGAGGAACTCGGGATGCACTCCGAGCATATCCACTTGCCGGCGGAGACGAGCGGCGAGGAGATACTCGCGGTCGTGAAACGTCTGAACGAAGCTGACGAGATCGACGGCATTCTTGTTCAACTTCCGCTTCCGGGTCACGTTAATGAGCGAGAAATTCTTGAGGCGATCGATCCGGCAAAGGACGTCGATGGCTTTCATCCGATGAATGTCGGGCGGCTCTCGCAGGGGCAGGACGCTCTCGTGCCGTGTACTCCGGCGGGTGTGATCGAGATATTGAAGCGTTCGGGAATTGAGATCGCGGGCAAAAATGCTGTTGTGCTAGGGCGGAGCAATATAGTCGGCAAGCCGATGGCGATGCTCCTGCTGCAAGAGAACGCAACCGTGACGATTTGCCATTCGCGGACGCGGGACCTTGCTAGTGTGACATCGCAGGCTGAGATCCTTGTTGCAGCGATCGGTCGTGCGGGATTTGTCCGCGGCGAGCATATCGCCGAAGGTGCTACGGTCATCGACGTCGGCATCAACAATGTTTCGGACACTTCACAGGCCGCGGAGCTTTTTTCTGAAGACGAAATGCCGAAGCGGCTTGCGGCGATCGAAAAGCGAGGCTTTACTCTGGTCGGCGACGTAAACCCGAAAGAGGCGATGGAGCGTGCCGGAGCGTTCACACCTGTTCCCGGCGGCGTTGGGCTCCTGACCGTGGCGATGTTGATGAAGAATACGCTTAAGGCAGCGAAGCTCAGACGCGGCATCTAA
- a CDS encoding nucleoside triphosphate pyrophosphohydrolase family protein: protein MTFEEYQSAASKTALYPRRLENLEYPTLGLAGEAGEVANVVKKIQRDHGGVLNDDTRAKLKDELGDVLWYISACADELGLTLSEVAAYNVDKLAKRHGK from the coding sequence ATGACCTTTGAAGAATACCAATCGGCCGCAAGCAAAACGGCCCTCTACCCGCGGCGGCTCGAGAACCTTGAATACCCGACGCTCGGGCTTGCCGGAGAGGCGGGGGAGGTTGCTAACGTCGTGAAAAAGATCCAACGCGACCACGGCGGCGTGCTCAATGACGATACTCGAGCAAAGCTCAAGGACGAACTCGGCGACGTGCTTTGGTACATCTCGGCTTGCGCCGATGAGCTGGGCCTGACGCTGAGCGAGGTTGCCGCTTACAACGTCGATAAACTCGCCAAACGGCACGGGAAGTGA